Proteins encoded together in one Streptomyces sp. B1I3 window:
- a CDS encoding NAD-dependent epimerase/dehydratase family protein: protein MLGGTEFVGRAVTEAALARGWQVTVFHRGRHAPPPGVRILTGDRTAGKEGLAALADGSWDLVVDTWSGAPSAVRDAARLLSGRTGHFTYVSSRSVYEYPAPAGLSEDGPPVSGASPDAGADVPYAQAKRGGELAALDAFGDRALLARAGLILGPGENVGRLPWWLTRTARGGPVIAPGPRDAEIQYIDARDLATWLLDAASHGLGGAYNTVSRPGHTTMGELLDACVRVTGSRAELCWTDPEVLLAAGVEPWTDLPVWLPAGELHDALHRGDAGKAEAAGLRCRPVAETVADTWAWLGERGGTAPQRPDRPPVGLDPSTEARLLAGVAR from the coding sequence ATGCTGGGTGGTACGGAGTTCGTCGGACGCGCCGTCACCGAGGCGGCGCTCGCGCGGGGCTGGCAGGTCACCGTGTTCCATCGGGGCCGCCACGCGCCGCCACCGGGCGTCCGGATCCTGACCGGGGACCGGACAGCCGGCAAGGAGGGCCTGGCCGCCCTGGCCGACGGCAGCTGGGACCTGGTGGTCGACACGTGGAGCGGCGCGCCCTCCGCCGTACGGGACGCAGCCCGGCTGCTCTCCGGCCGGACCGGGCACTTCACCTACGTCTCCAGCCGGTCGGTGTACGAGTACCCCGCCCCGGCCGGGCTGTCGGAGGACGGTCCCCCGGTGTCCGGCGCATCCCCCGACGCGGGCGCCGACGTCCCGTACGCCCAGGCCAAGCGCGGCGGTGAGCTGGCGGCGCTCGACGCCTTCGGCGACCGTGCGCTGCTGGCCCGGGCCGGCCTGATCCTCGGCCCCGGGGAGAACGTGGGTCGGCTGCCGTGGTGGCTGACGCGGACAGCCCGTGGCGGCCCCGTGATCGCGCCGGGACCACGGGACGCGGAGATCCAGTACATCGACGCCCGCGACCTGGCCACCTGGTTGCTGGATGCCGCGTCGCACGGCCTCGGCGGCGCCTACAACACGGTCAGCCGGCCCGGGCACACCACCATGGGCGAGTTGCTCGACGCCTGTGTCCGGGTGACCGGCTCCCGCGCGGAGCTGTGCTGGACCGATCCGGAGGTGCTGCTCGCGGCAGGCGTCGAACCCTGGACCGACCTGCCCGTCTGGTTGCCCGCCGGTGAGCTCCACGACGCCCTGCACCGGGGCGACGCCGGCAAGGCGGAGGCAGCCGGGCTGCGTTGCAGACCCGTCGCGGAGACGGTCGCCGACACCTGGGCCTGGCTGGGGGAGCGCGGCGGCACGGCGCCACAGCGCCCGGACCGGCCACCGGTCGGCCTGGACCCGAGTACCGAGGCGCGACTCCTCGCAGGGGTGGCCCGATGA
- a CDS encoding trans-aconitate 2-methyltransferase: MTETAAGGDWQAWQESWDRQQEWYMPDREERFRVMLDMVEAVVGSEPRVLDLACGTGSITDRLLQRFPKATSTGVDLDPALLAIARGTFHGDDRVTFVTADLKDPAWTERLPHTSYDAVLTATALHWLHSEPLTVLYGQIGRLVRDGGVFMNADHMIDAGTPRINAAERAHRHAAMDRARAAGAVDWAEWWALAAEDPVLAGPAAERFAIYGEHADGDMPSARWHARTLREAGFAEARAVWASPSDSLVLAVK; this comes from the coding sequence ATGACGGAGACAGCGGCGGGTGGCGACTGGCAGGCATGGCAGGAGAGCTGGGACCGTCAGCAGGAGTGGTACATGCCGGACCGTGAGGAGCGGTTCCGGGTGATGCTGGACATGGTCGAGGCCGTCGTGGGAAGCGAGCCGAGGGTCCTCGACCTGGCGTGCGGTACCGGAAGTATCACGGACCGGCTCCTCCAGCGGTTCCCGAAGGCGACCTCGACCGGCGTCGATCTCGACCCCGCGCTGCTCGCCATCGCCCGCGGCACCTTCCACGGCGACGACCGGGTCACCTTCGTCACCGCCGACCTCAAGGACCCCGCCTGGACCGAGCGGCTCCCGCACACCTCGTACGACGCCGTGCTCACCGCGACGGCCCTGCACTGGCTGCACAGCGAGCCACTGACCGTGCTGTACGGACAGATCGGCCGGCTGGTCCGGGACGGCGGGGTCTTCATGAACGCGGACCACATGATCGACGCCGGTACTCCGCGCATCAACGCCGCCGAACGCGCCCACCGGCACGCCGCCATGGACCGCGCCAGGGCCGCGGGCGCGGTGGACTGGGCCGAGTGGTGGGCCCTCGCCGCCGAGGACCCGGTCCTCGCGGGACCGGCCGCCGAACGCTTCGCGATCTACGGCGAGCACGCCGACGGCGACATGCCGTCCGCGCGGTGGCACGCCCGCACCCTGCGAGAGGCCGGCTTCGCCGAGGCGCGCGCCGTGTGGGCCTCGCCGTCGGACAGCCTGGTGCTCGCGGTGAAGTAG
- a CDS encoding LysR family transcriptional regulator, giving the protein MELEVRHLRALCAIADTGSLHQAARRLGVSQPSLTTQLQRIEKTMGAELFRRERTGCRPTLLGRAVLSRARPLLDGMSALVGAAMAEAEAARADSARLRIGSTASRVIGGWLRRLRVRLPGTDISLRVDVSARALLRAVAADRLDVAFVHEVEGCPLPVPDGLRQRVLLDREPQFISLSRDHPAAGSPVVDLDDLATDRWMVDPSVDGEWDGVRRVLGAAGLDPPVLHGDYLTAASLVVLGEAVAPCQPTSGPRDDMAIRPLRGDPLAVRLLLVSRPGADMDTVYGELEAAYREAARRAADYHRWLLRHHSPLAHTP; this is encoded by the coding sequence ATGGAGCTTGAGGTCAGACACCTCAGGGCGCTGTGCGCCATCGCGGACACGGGCAGCCTGCATCAAGCCGCGCGGCGGTTGGGCGTCAGCCAGCCCTCCCTGACCACCCAGCTCCAGCGGATCGAGAAGACGATGGGGGCGGAGCTCTTCCGCCGGGAGAGGACGGGCTGCCGGCCGACCCTGCTCGGGCGTGCGGTCCTCAGCCGGGCCCGCCCCCTGCTGGACGGCATGTCCGCGCTCGTCGGCGCGGCGATGGCGGAGGCCGAAGCCGCCCGCGCCGACAGTGCCCGGCTGCGCATCGGATCCACGGCGAGCCGGGTCATCGGCGGCTGGCTGCGCAGACTGCGGGTCCGGCTGCCCGGCACGGACATCTCCCTCCGGGTCGACGTCTCGGCCCGTGCGCTGCTGCGCGCGGTGGCGGCCGACCGGCTGGACGTCGCCTTCGTGCACGAGGTGGAGGGGTGCCCGCTGCCCGTGCCGGACGGTCTGCGGCAACGCGTACTCCTGGACCGGGAACCGCAGTTCATCTCCCTGTCGCGCGACCATCCCGCCGCCGGCAGCCCCGTGGTGGACCTCGACGACCTGGCCACCGACCGGTGGATGGTCGATCCCTCGGTGGACGGCGAATGGGACGGCGTCCGCCGGGTGCTGGGTGCCGCCGGTCTCGACCCGCCCGTCCTGCACGGTGACTACCTCACTGCGGCCTCCCTGGTCGTACTCGGCGAGGCCGTCGCCCCGTGCCAGCCGACCTCGGGCCCCCGCGACGACATGGCGATCCGCCCCCTGCGCGGAGACCCGCTGGCCGTGCGGCTCCTGCTGGTCTCGCGGCCGGGCGCGGACATGGACACGGTGTACGGGGAACTGGAAGCGGCCTACCGCGAGGCCGCCCGGCGGGCCGCCGACTACCACCGGTGGCTGCTGCGCCACCACAGCCCTCTGGCGCACACGCCCTGA
- a CDS encoding amino acid ABC transporter ATP-binding protein, whose product MTAMVKAEGVHKSFGPAHILKGIDLEVAPREVFCLIGPSGSGKSTFLRCINHLEQINAGRLSVDGELVGYRQKGDKLYELKDSEVALKRRDIGMVFQRFNLFPHMTAIENVMEAPVQVKGESKAVARARAERLLDRVGLSDKAKNYPSQLSGGQQQRVAIARALAMEPKLMLFDEPTSALDPELVGDVLDVMRGLAEDGMTMIVVTHEMGFAREVGDALVFMDDGVVVESGHPRDVLTNPQHDRTKSFLSKVL is encoded by the coding sequence ATGACCGCCATGGTGAAGGCCGAAGGCGTACACAAGTCCTTCGGTCCCGCGCACATCCTCAAGGGCATCGACCTGGAGGTCGCCCCGCGTGAGGTCTTCTGCCTGATCGGCCCGTCCGGCTCCGGCAAGTCGACGTTCCTGCGGTGCATCAACCACCTGGAGCAGATCAACGCCGGACGGCTGTCCGTCGACGGCGAACTGGTCGGCTACCGCCAGAAGGGCGACAAGCTCTACGAGCTGAAGGACAGCGAGGTCGCCCTGAAGCGCCGGGACATCGGCATGGTCTTCCAGCGCTTCAACCTGTTCCCGCACATGACGGCGATCGAGAACGTCATGGAGGCGCCGGTCCAGGTCAAGGGCGAGTCCAAGGCTGTCGCCCGCGCCCGCGCGGAGCGGCTTCTGGACCGGGTCGGGCTGTCCGACAAGGCGAAGAACTACCCGTCCCAGCTCTCCGGCGGACAGCAGCAGCGGGTGGCCATCGCCCGCGCTCTGGCCATGGAGCCGAAGCTGATGCTCTTCGACGAGCCGACGTCGGCGCTCGACCCCGAGCTGGTCGGCGACGTCCTGGACGTCATGCGCGGGCTGGCCGAGGACGGCATGACGATGATCGTCGTCACGCACGAGATGGGCTTCGCCCGCGAGGTCGGCGATGCGCTGGTCTTCATGGACGACGGGGTGGTGGTCGAGTCCGGCCACCCGCGCGACGTGCTGACGAACCCGCAGCACGACCGGACGAAGTCGTTCCTGTCAAAGGTGCTGTAG
- a CDS encoding DUF952 domain-containing protein, with amino-acid sequence MSGLLLHLTEKSLWEAARRTGTYEMSTRGRTLSEEGFIHCSLPHQLPGVARALYGAEAEGLVVLVIDPDRLRAPVRYEPMKPGGEEFPHIYGPVPVSAVVEVRHWRGPGAGADDDTR; translated from the coding sequence ATGAGCGGACTGCTGCTGCACCTCACCGAGAAGTCGCTGTGGGAAGCGGCCCGCAGGACCGGGACGTACGAGATGTCCACCCGTGGCCGCACCCTGAGCGAGGAGGGCTTCATCCACTGCTCGCTGCCCCACCAGCTTCCCGGTGTGGCACGGGCGCTCTACGGGGCGGAGGCCGAAGGACTGGTCGTGCTGGTCATCGACCCGGACCGGCTCCGGGCTCCCGTGCGGTACGAGCCCATGAAGCCCGGCGGGGAGGAGTTCCCGCACATCTACGGCCCCGTGCCGGTGAGTGCGGTCGTGGAGGTGCGGCACTGGAGAGGCCCCGGGGCGGGGGCGGACGACGATACCCGGTGA
- a CDS encoding DUF6304 family protein, producing MTDESWAGWYRDGHGSEAVILTTDGQQLRVRVRGTDFEGKSFDGLRPVAGVPVEAGVFDLMEGVLGDCVLEWDLPLPVLTAGAVRQATLSCLLSLRRADPDLYLALHLDGAVYESNRAESDFAAALATIQRVLPPDIHLQTCIACALSDYFPAPDRGLSGELACFRGAKAAYRDAADAGAVAGLWDRRTGFVQEIWSCREFEPRPAEGAGTGHRGAFPLEPA from the coding sequence ATGACAGATGAGTCGTGGGCAGGCTGGTACCGGGACGGTCACGGTTCCGAAGCCGTCATTCTCACCACGGACGGACAGCAACTCCGTGTCCGCGTCCGCGGTACGGACTTCGAGGGCAAGAGCTTCGACGGCCTGCGCCCCGTGGCCGGAGTACCTGTCGAGGCCGGGGTGTTCGACCTGATGGAGGGGGTGCTCGGCGACTGCGTCCTGGAGTGGGACCTGCCCCTGCCGGTCCTCACGGCCGGTGCGGTCCGCCAGGCCACACTCAGCTGCCTGCTGTCCCTGCGGCGGGCCGACCCCGACCTGTACCTCGCCCTCCACCTCGACGGCGCCGTGTACGAGTCGAACCGTGCGGAGAGCGACTTCGCGGCGGCACTGGCCACGATCCAGCGCGTCCTCCCGCCGGACATCCATCTGCAGACCTGTATAGCCTGCGCCCTCTCCGACTACTTCCCCGCGCCGGACCGGGGCCTCTCCGGTGAGCTCGCCTGTTTCCGGGGCGCGAAGGCCGCCTACCGCGACGCGGCGGACGCGGGAGCCGTGGCGGGCCTCTGGGACCGGCGCACCGGATTCGTCCAGGAGATATGGAGCTGCCGGGAGTTCGAACCGCGGCCGGCCGAGGGTGCCGGCACCGGTCACCGGGGCGCCTTCCCGCTGGAGCCGGCCTGA
- the sodX gene encoding nickel-type superoxide dismutase maturation protease encodes MPEAAQGTGNGRAARGRFQVVEVTGPSMVPTLYHGDWLLVQHGAPVRPGDVVILRHPFQQDLLVVKRAAERRGSGWWVLGDNSFAGGDSTDYGTVPEELVLARVRARYRPLRKDQRSVFGLLGWAVTALRPVSTDRSVSRRLRAR; translated from the coding sequence ATGCCGGAAGCGGCGCAGGGTACGGGGAACGGGCGGGCGGCCAGGGGGCGGTTCCAGGTGGTGGAGGTGACGGGGCCCTCGATGGTGCCCACGCTCTACCACGGGGACTGGCTGCTGGTGCAGCACGGGGCGCCGGTGCGGCCGGGGGATGTGGTGATCCTGCGCCATCCGTTCCAGCAGGACCTGCTGGTGGTCAAGCGCGCCGCCGAACGGCGCGGCAGCGGCTGGTGGGTGCTGGGCGACAACTCGTTCGCGGGCGGGGACAGCACGGACTACGGGACGGTGCCCGAGGAGCTGGTACTGGCCCGGGTGCGGGCGCGCTACCGTCCGCTGCGCAAGGATCAGCGGTCGGTGTTCGGGCTGCTGGGCTGGGCGGTGACCGCGCTGAGGCCCGTTTCCACGGACCGTTCCGTCTCCAGGCGCTTGCGGGCCCGGTAG
- the snpA gene encoding snapalysin, whose product MSAVAGLGLGLAAALGTTPAVAAAPVPAATSTTASTATAQAGYAAYAGSSENAAANKAFFDAVMKSVAEKRAATPGAQAVTVVYSTANAPSFRSQIASSAGIWNSSVSNVKLQEGSNADFAYYEGNDSRGSYASTNGHGSGYIFLDYAQNRQYNSTRVTAHETGHVLGLPDHYSGPCSELMSGGGPGTSCTNAYPNSTERSRVNTLWRNGFAAALAAATKS is encoded by the coding sequence ATGTCGGCCGTGGCCGGTCTCGGTCTCGGCCTCGCCGCCGCTTTGGGCACCACCCCCGCGGTCGCCGCAGCCCCGGTCCCCGCCGCCACCTCCACCACCGCCTCCACGGCCACCGCGCAGGCCGGCTACGCCGCGTACGCCGGGTCCAGCGAGAACGCCGCCGCGAACAAGGCCTTCTTCGACGCCGTCATGAAGTCGGTCGCCGAGAAGCGTGCCGCCACGCCGGGCGCGCAGGCCGTCACCGTCGTGTACAGCACCGCGAACGCCCCCAGCTTCCGCAGCCAGATAGCGAGCAGCGCCGGCATCTGGAACAGCTCGGTCAGCAACGTCAAGCTGCAGGAGGGCTCGAACGCCGACTTCGCCTACTACGAGGGCAACGACTCGAGGGGCTCGTACGCGAGCACGAACGGGCACGGCAGCGGCTACATCTTCCTGGACTACGCGCAGAACCGGCAGTACAACTCGACCCGGGTGACGGCCCATGAGACCGGGCACGTGCTCGGCCTGCCGGACCACTACAGCGGTCCGTGCAGCGAGCTCATGTCGGGCGGTGGTCCCGGCACGTCGTGCACCAACGCCTACCCGAACTCCACCGAGCGCTCGCGGGTGAACACCCTGTGGCGGAACGGCTTCGCGGCCGCGCTCGCCGCCGCCACCAAGTCCTGA
- a CDS encoding amino acid ABC transporter permease: MTDIKKADPATAVPPTPSAGPEAIKAIPVRHYGRYVSAVVALGLLASLVYAFAQGDINWAAIPDYFFDDQILEGVKNTVIITVLAMIIGVVLGIVLSVMRLSKNPVTSAIAWGYIWFFRGTPVYVQLLVWFNLGIVFEYINLGPIYKDEWSSFMTPFLCALLGLGLNEAAYMAEICRAGLQSVDEGQTEAAHALGMSHNKTLRRIVVPQAMRVIVPPTGNEVINMLKTSSLAVAVQYTELLRSTQNVSQTSGATVEMLFLAAAWYMVLTSMLSIGQYYLERYYARGSSRSLPDTPFQRIRANMLSLGRPKGGAA; the protein is encoded by the coding sequence GTGACTGACATCAAGAAGGCAGACCCGGCGACGGCCGTCCCGCCCACCCCGTCGGCGGGGCCGGAGGCGATCAAGGCCATTCCGGTGCGCCACTACGGCCGGTACGTCTCGGCGGTCGTCGCCCTCGGCCTGCTGGCCTCGCTCGTCTACGCGTTCGCCCAGGGTGACATCAACTGGGCCGCGATCCCCGACTACTTCTTCGACGACCAGATCCTCGAAGGCGTCAAGAACACCGTCATCATCACCGTCCTGGCGATGATCATCGGCGTTGTCCTCGGCATCGTCCTCTCGGTGATGCGGCTCTCCAAGAATCCGGTGACATCCGCCATCGCGTGGGGTTACATCTGGTTCTTCCGCGGCACCCCGGTCTACGTGCAGCTGCTGGTCTGGTTCAACCTCGGCATCGTCTTCGAGTACATCAACCTCGGGCCGATCTACAAGGACGAGTGGTCGTCCTTCATGACCCCGTTCCTCTGCGCGCTGCTGGGCCTCGGGCTCAACGAGGCCGCGTACATGGCGGAGATCTGCCGGGCCGGCCTGCAGTCCGTCGACGAGGGCCAGACCGAGGCGGCGCACGCCTTGGGCATGAGCCACAACAAGACGCTGCGCCGGATCGTCGTCCCGCAGGCGATGCGCGTGATCGTGCCGCCGACGGGCAACGAGGTCATCAACATGCTGAAGACCTCCTCGCTGGCGGTCGCCGTCCAGTACACCGAACTGCTGCGTTCCACCCAGAACGTCTCGCAGACCTCGGGAGCCACCGTGGAGATGCTGTTCCTGGCCGCGGCCTGGTACATGGTCCTCACCTCCATGCTCAGCATCGGCCAGTACTACCTGGAGCGGTACTACGCACGCGGTTCCAGCCGCAGCCTGCCCGACACCCCGTTCCAGAGAATCAGGGCCAACATGCTCTCGCTGGGCCGCCCGAAGGGAGGCGCCGCATGA
- a CDS encoding GNAT family N-acetyltransferase — MGVRIRQADERDRDQVVRILEEAFHDDPVSSWVFPDEDHRRAVHGRFLGVFADVTLAGGRVDLAEDGTATALWLRVPAGAPEEEDGTPARMREAADPGNERAELVGRLTGAVHPHDRAHAYLLMIGVSPERQGEGIGEALISEVLERCDREGLPAYLEASSERSRRLYERLGFTFTGQTVDLPDGPSMWPMWRAPRAG, encoded by the coding sequence ATGGGTGTACGCATACGGCAGGCGGACGAACGAGACAGGGATCAGGTCGTACGGATCCTGGAGGAGGCGTTCCACGACGATCCGGTGAGCAGCTGGGTCTTCCCGGACGAGGACCACCGACGCGCCGTCCACGGCAGGTTCCTCGGAGTCTTCGCCGACGTCACCCTGGCCGGCGGCCGTGTCGACCTGGCGGAGGACGGTACCGCCACGGCCCTCTGGCTCCGGGTACCCGCGGGTGCGCCGGAGGAGGAGGACGGCACACCCGCGCGCATGCGGGAGGCCGCCGACCCCGGCAACGAGCGGGCCGAGCTGGTGGGCAGGCTGACGGGCGCGGTCCATCCGCACGACCGTGCCCACGCGTATCTGCTGATGATCGGCGTCTCCCCGGAGCGCCAGGGGGAGGGCATCGGAGAGGCACTGATCAGCGAGGTACTGGAACGGTGCGACCGTGAGGGTCTCCCCGCCTACCTGGAGGCGAGCAGCGAGCGCAGCCGCAGGCTGTACGAGCGTCTCGGTTTCACCTTCACGGGCCAGACCGTGGACCTGCCGGACGGCCCCTCGATGTGGCCCATGTGGCGTGCGCCGAGGGCGGGCTGA
- the sodN gene encoding superoxide dismutase, Ni, whose protein sequence is MLSRLFAPKVKVSAHCDLPCGVYDPAQARIEAESVKAVQEKYQANEDADFRTRAILIKEQRAELAKHHVSVLWSDYFKPPHFEKYPELHQLVNDTLKALSAAKGSNDPATGQKALDLIAQIDKIFWETKKA, encoded by the coding sequence ATGCTTTCCCGCCTGTTTGCCCCCAAGGTGAAGGTCAGCGCTCACTGCGACCTGCCCTGCGGCGTGTACGACCCGGCCCAGGCCCGCATCGAGGCCGAGTCCGTCAAGGCCGTCCAGGAGAAGTACCAGGCCAATGAGGACGCGGACTTCCGCACGCGCGCCATTCTGATCAAGGAACAGCGTGCCGAGCTCGCGAAGCACCACGTGTCGGTGCTCTGGAGCGACTACTTCAAGCCCCCGCACTTCGAGAAGTACCCGGAGCTGCACCAGCTGGTCAACGACACCCTCAAGGCGCTCTCGGCGGCCAAGGGTTCGAACGACCCGGCCACGGGCCAGAAGGCTCTGGACCTGATCGCCCAGATCGACAAGATCTTCTGGGAGACCAAGAAGGCCTGA
- a CDS encoding family 2 encapsulin nanocompartment cargo protein polyprenyl transferase, giving the protein MTSTDAATEGHEAAALLEHTRSVVDPHLRAAVESLPGGIRRVAMYHFGWQDADGTEASGQAGKAIRPALVLAAARALGGASESAMRAAVAVELAHNFTLLHDDVIDGDATRRHRPTAWAVFGVPDAVITGDAMLALAQRLLADDPHPASAQACARLSTCVIELCAGQQADCALEQRGPDDVTLDECLAMATAKTGALLGCACALGALYAGAGERAVGAMDGFGREAGLAFQLIDDLIGIWGDTDRTGKPVGADLAAHKKSLPVVAALTSSTPAAAELAELYRGAMNTPGEVGRAADAVDRAGGRDWAQACAADRMARAVHHLSRAVPDPAAAGDLLALAEFVTRRTH; this is encoded by the coding sequence ATGACGAGTACGGATGCCGCGACGGAGGGGCACGAGGCCGCCGCGCTCCTGGAGCACACCCGAAGCGTCGTCGACCCGCACCTGCGAGCAGCCGTGGAATCGCTGCCCGGCGGCATACGCCGGGTAGCCATGTACCACTTCGGCTGGCAGGACGCCGACGGTACCGAGGCCTCGGGGCAGGCGGGAAAGGCGATCCGGCCCGCGCTCGTCCTGGCCGCCGCCCGAGCGCTGGGAGGTGCTTCGGAGTCGGCGATGCGCGCGGCCGTCGCCGTGGAACTGGCGCACAACTTCACCCTCCTGCACGACGACGTCATCGACGGGGACGCCACCCGTCGGCACCGGCCCACGGCCTGGGCCGTGTTCGGGGTGCCGGACGCCGTCATCACGGGCGACGCCATGCTCGCCCTCGCCCAGCGCCTGCTCGCGGACGACCCGCACCCGGCATCCGCACAGGCCTGTGCCCGGCTGTCCACGTGCGTCATCGAACTGTGCGCCGGCCAGCAGGCGGACTGCGCCCTGGAACAACGCGGCCCTGACGACGTCACCCTGGACGAGTGCCTGGCCATGGCCACGGCCAAGACGGGCGCCCTGCTCGGCTGTGCCTGCGCCCTGGGCGCCCTCTACGCCGGGGCCGGCGAGCGGGCGGTCGGAGCCATGGACGGGTTCGGCAGGGAGGCCGGTCTCGCCTTCCAGCTCATCGACGACCTGATCGGCATCTGGGGGGACACCGACCGAACGGGCAAGCCGGTCGGAGCGGATCTGGCCGCCCATAAGAAGTCCCTGCCGGTGGTGGCCGCCCTCACCTCGAGCACACCCGCCGCCGCCGAGCTGGCGGAACTGTACCGGGGGGCCATGAACACGCCGGGGGAGGTGGGCAGAGCGGCTGACGCCGTCGACCGGGCGGGCGGCCGCGACTGGGCGCAGGCCTGCGCGGCGGACCGGATGGCTCGCGCGGTCCACCACCTGTCCCGCGCGGTGCCCGATCCGGCCGCCGCGGGAGACCTGCTGGCGCTGGCGGAGTTCGTCACCCGCAGAACCCACTGA
- a CDS encoding ABC transporter substrate-binding protein: MTASTICRSTAKSRIAAVCAVAVAGTMLLTACGDQTDSGSKKESGATATKDAPLADLVPQSIKDKGEIKVGSDIAYPPVEFKDKSGKTVGIDPDLGDALGKQLGVKFVFENGTFDTLLTGLRSKRYDLAMSAMTDTKDRQEGVDSETGKKVGEGVDFVDYFTAGVSIYTKKGDDKGIKTWSDLCGKRLVVQRGTVSHDLAKAENAKCGSKGKIGIEAFDNDLEAQTRLRGGGADAGSSDFPVAAYAVKTSGGGNDFQLVGEQVEAAPYGIAIAKGNDELTKAVQAALDALIKNGEYGKIVAKWGVDAGAVTEAKINGGS, translated from the coding sequence ATGACCGCAAGCACCATCTGCCGTTCGACCGCGAAGTCCCGGATTGCCGCGGTCTGCGCAGTCGCGGTCGCCGGCACCATGCTGCTGACCGCCTGCGGCGACCAGACCGACAGCGGCAGCAAGAAGGAGTCGGGCGCGACCGCCACCAAGGACGCCCCGCTCGCCGACCTCGTCCCCCAGTCGATCAAGGACAAGGGCGAAATCAAGGTCGGCTCCGACATCGCGTACCCGCCCGTGGAGTTCAAGGACAAGTCCGGCAAGACCGTCGGTATCGACCCGGATCTCGGCGACGCCCTCGGCAAGCAGCTCGGCGTGAAGTTCGTCTTCGAGAACGGCACCTTCGACACGCTGCTCACGGGTCTGCGCTCGAAGCGCTACGACCTGGCGATGTCGGCCATGACCGACACCAAGGACCGCCAGGAAGGTGTCGACTCCGAGACCGGGAAGAAGGTCGGCGAGGGCGTCGACTTCGTCGACTACTTCACCGCCGGTGTCTCGATCTACACCAAGAAGGGTGACGACAAGGGCATCAAGACCTGGTCGGACCTCTGCGGCAAGAGGCTCGTCGTGCAGCGGGGCACGGTCTCCCACGACCTGGCCAAGGCCGAGAACGCCAAGTGCGGCAGCAAGGGCAAGATCGGCATCGAGGCGTTCGACAACGACCTCGAGGCCCAGACCCGTCTGCGCGGCGGCGGCGCCGACGCCGGTTCCTCCGACTTCCCGGTCGCCGCGTACGCGGTGAAGACCTCGGGCGGCGGCAACGACTTCCAGCTGGTCGGCGAGCAGGTCGAAGCTGCCCCGTACGGCATCGCGATCGCCAAGGGCAACGACGAGCTGACCAAGGCCGTGCAGGCCGCCCTGGACGCGCTGATCAAGAACGGCGAGTACGGAAAGATCGTCGCCAAGTGGGGTGTCGATGCCGGAGCGGTCACCGAGGCCAAGATCAACGGCGGATCGTGA